TCTTTCAACAAAGTAATAAATTCACTGGCCAATGGCGGCAACATACGGCGCAAAGCTTGCGGCAAAATCACATAACGCATCGCCTGAGTATAGGTCAGACCCAAAGAACGCGCAGCTTCCATTTGGCCCTTATCAATCGACTGGATACCGGCACGGAAAATCTCACAAATATACGCACCCGAGTTCGCAATCAACGCCAAAGAACCGGCAATCAACGCACCATAAGAACGGCGCAAATCAATGGCTGCTTCGCCGCTAATCAATACACCGTCGGCAGGATGAACAAAAAATGGGAACCAAACATAAGCCCAAATCACAATTTGTACAAACAATGGCGTACCGCGAAACAGCGTAACATACCAAAAAGAAATCTTACGCAACACCCAAGCCAAGGCTCGCATCGGTGCACCAGCTTTTTCCGGATTGATCAAACGCGCCAATGCCAGCAGCAAACCCAAAACCGAGCCACCTGCCGTTGCAACCACCGTCAGTCCCAGCGTTGTCAACACGCCGTATAAAAACATCCAGCGGTATTCATAAATAATGTCAAAACGAAAATCCATAAACCTTCCGTCGGTCAAAATCGGTAACTAATCCGAATATTTTTTAAAATGAAGCTTAATATTTTACAAGAAAATACATTGCTTGAACGGTTTTTTGTTAAATTATTCCGCCCAACCCTGCTTTTTTTACATTTCCAATGAATTGCAGCCCCTTTTCACCTTTCATCATATTAGACATTTTCCGTATAAAAAACAAAGCGCAAACCCGACACAAAATTGACCGAAACACAAAAACAGCGGATAATCCGCCCATTCTTCAAACATCTTTCAGACGGCCTTCCCTCTTCCCTTAAAGGCCGTCTGAAAACATTTTAAAAAGCATAAAACATGAAAGCACCCGAACTCTTATTGCCTGCAGGCGGCCTCGAACGTATGCGCGCCGCCTACGACTACGGCGCAGACGCCGTTTACGCCGGCAGCCCGCGTTACTCCCTGCGCGCCCGCAACAACGAATTTGCCAAACTCGACGTCCTCGAGCAAGGCATTAAAGAAGCGCACGAGCGCAACAAAAAATTCTTCCTGACCGTCAATACGCTGCCGCACAACTCCAAACTCAAAACCTTTGTTTCCGATATGGAGCCCTTGATTGCCATGAAACCCGACGCGCTGATTATGGCGGATCCAGGTTTGATCATGACCGTGCGCGAAAAATGGCCAGAGATGCCGATTCACCTATCCGTTCAGGCAAACACCACCAACTACTGGGGCGTAAAATTCTGGCAAAACATTGGTGTCGAACGCATTATTCTGTCGCGCGAATTGAGCATGGAAGAAATCGCCGAAATCCGCCAAGAATGTCCGGATATCGAACTCGAAGTCTTTATTCACGGCGCATTGTGCATCGCCTACTCAGGCCGTTGCCTGCTCTCCGGCTATTTCAACCACCGCGACCCCAATCAAGGCACCTGCACCAACTCCTGCCGTTGGGACTACAAAGTTCACAACGCCACTGAAAGCGATGCGGGCGACGCCCAACTTCTGCAAGGTTTCAATTTTGAAAAAGCCCAAGAAGAAGCCAACCAAAACTTTGAAGGCATCAATGGTCAAAAACGCCACCCCTACGCCGACAAAGTTTTCCTGATTGAAGAGTCCAACCGCCCGGGCGAAATGATGCCGATTATGGAAGACGAACACGGCACCTACATCATGAACTCCAAAGACCTTCGCGGCATCGAAGTGGTTGAAAAACTGGCCAAAATCGGCGTGGACAGCCTCAAAGTCGAAGGCCGCACCAAGTCGCTTTATTATGTTGCACGCGTGGCCCAGTCCTACCGCAAAGCGATTGACGATGCCGTTGCAGGCCGTCCGTTTGATTACAGCCTGTTGAGCGAACTCGAAGGCCTTGCCAACCGTGGCTACACCAGCGGCTTCCTCGAGCGCCACCAAACTCAGGATTACCAAAACTACCTGACCGGCCACTCCATCGCCAAACAAAGCCAATATGTCGGCCACGTTACCGAAATCGATGAAAACGGCTGGGCAACCATCGAAGTCAAAAACCGCTTTGCCATCGGCGATTCACTCGAAATCATCCACCCGAGCGGCAACCAAACCATCAAATTGGAACAAATGACCCGCAAAGGCCAGCCTGTCGATGTTGCCCCAGGCAACGGCATTCAGGTCAAAATCCCTAACATGCAGGGCAAAGAAAAAGCTTTGGTTGCGCGGATTATGAATCCTTAAGCATCAACAAAATAAAGGCCGTCTGAAAGTTTCAGACGGCCTTTTAAATGATCTATGTTGTTTTAAGCCTGTTCTTGCAATACGGCGGCAATCAATTCTTTCGCACCATCATCCGCCAGTTTTTTGGCGACTGCACGACCCAAGGCATCGGCGTATTCGGCTGGGGCTTGCGCGTCCGCCTGCAAAATAACCGAACCGTCAGGATGGCCGACCAAGCCGCGCAAGGTCAGCAAGCCGTTTTCTTCAGTACAATATGCGGCCAGCGGCACTTGGCAGCTTCCGCCCAAAGCGCGCGCCAAAGCGCGTTCGGCCGTAACGCAGGCGTGTGTGGTATCGTGGTTCAAAGGCTTTAAGATTTCGTACAAATCTTCGCGATGCGCTGCAATTTCGATACCCAATGCGCCTTGTCCGGCGGCAGGCAGGCTGTCGGATTCCGACAAAATCATGCGGATGCGTTCGTCCAATTCCAGACGCTGCAAACCGGCGGCAGCCAAAATAATCGCGTCATATTCACCGTTATCGAGTTTGGACAAACGGGTTTGCACATTGCCGCGCAAAGGTTTGATGACCAAATGCGGATAGCGCGCGCGCAACTGGGCTTCGCGGCGCAGGCTGGATGTGCCGACGATGGCACCTTTGGGCATTTCTTCCAAACGCGCGTATTGGTTGGACACAAACGCGTCAAACGGATTGGCGCGTTCGCCGATGGCCGCAAGCGCGAAACCTTCAGGCAAATCCATCGGTACGTCTTTAATCGAATGCACGGCCAAGTCGGCTCGACCGTCATACAAAGCCTGTTCCAACTCTTTGACAAACAAGCCTTTACCGCCGACTTTTGACAAAGTTCTGTCCAAAATCTGGTCGCCGCGCGTGGTCATGCCCAAAATCTCGACTTCGCAATCGGGATACAGGGCTTTCAGACGGCCTTGGATGTGTTTTGCCTGCCACATGGCAAGCAGGCTTTCGCGACTGGCGATAACGAGTTTTTTCGGGTTCATAATGGTTGCCTGAAAGATGGAAAACGGCATGAAGTCTATCATATTTTGGGCGGTTTTTCAGACGGCATGGGGGTGAATATGTTATATTTACGCCTAAAAACCAAATTTTCTGGACAACATGAAACGCGCCAAACAATATCCTTTTTTATCCT
This genomic interval from Neisseria sp. Marseille-Q5346 contains the following:
- the hemC gene encoding hydroxymethylbilane synthase — protein: MNPKKLVIASRESLLAMWQAKHIQGRLKALYPDCEVEILGMTTRGDQILDRTLSKVGGKGLFVKELEQALYDGRADLAVHSIKDVPMDLPEGFALAAIGERANPFDAFVSNQYARLEEMPKGAIVGTSSLRREAQLRARYPHLVIKPLRGNVQTRLSKLDNGEYDAIILAAAGLQRLELDERIRMILSESDSLPAAGQGALGIEIAAHREDLYEILKPLNHDTTHACVTAERALARALGGSCQVPLAAYCTEENGLLTLRGLVGHPDGSVILQADAQAPAEYADALGRAVAKKLADDGAKELIAAVLQEQA
- a CDS encoding amino acid ABC transporter permease translates to MDFRFDIIYEYRWMFLYGVLTTLGLTVVATAGGSVLGLLLALARLINPEKAGAPMRALAWVLRKISFWYVTLFRGTPLFVQIVIWAYVWFPFFVHPADGVLISGEAAIDLRRSYGALIAGSLALIANSGAYICEIFRAGIQSIDKGQMEAARSLGLTYTQAMRYVILPQALRRMLPPLASEFITLLKDSSLLSVIGVAELAYVQSTITGRYSVYEEPLYTIALIYLVLTSFLGWVFLRLESRYNPQHR
- the yegQ gene encoding tRNA 5-hydroxyuridine modification protein YegQ, which codes for MKAPELLLPAGGLERMRAAYDYGADAVYAGSPRYSLRARNNEFAKLDVLEQGIKEAHERNKKFFLTVNTLPHNSKLKTFVSDMEPLIAMKPDALIMADPGLIMTVREKWPEMPIHLSVQANTTNYWGVKFWQNIGVERIILSRELSMEEIAEIRQECPDIELEVFIHGALCIAYSGRCLLSGYFNHRDPNQGTCTNSCRWDYKVHNATESDAGDAQLLQGFNFEKAQEEANQNFEGINGQKRHPYADKVFLIEESNRPGEMMPIMEDEHGTYIMNSKDLRGIEVVEKLAKIGVDSLKVEGRTKSLYYVARVAQSYRKAIDDAVAGRPFDYSLLSELEGLANRGYTSGFLERHQTQDYQNYLTGHSIAKQSQYVGHVTEIDENGWATIEVKNRFAIGDSLEIIHPSGNQTIKLEQMTRKGQPVDVAPGNGIQVKIPNMQGKEKALVARIMNP